The Caulobacter sp. FWC2 region CACCAGCGCGTCGTCGATCCGCGCCGAGCGCTTGAAGTCCAGCGTCATGTGGATGATCGCGAACGCCGTGTCGGCCTTGGCCAGTTCGGTGTGCGATATCCCGACCATCCGGAAGAAGTCGCTCCGTCCGCGCTCCATGTAGCGCAGGTAGTTGGCGTGATAGACGATCCCCGAAAAGTCGGTGTCCTCGTAATAGATCCGCACGGGCAGTTGATGCTCGCGGCCGGAAAACACGCCGGCCGTCGGTTCAGGGGCGGTGGGTTCGGGCGGGGTCGTCATGGGCTTTATCTTAGCCGCCCGCCTCGTCCCCGAACAACCCGCCCGGCCCCGTCGGGGCCGGCGGAGCCTTGAGCCCCAGGTGCAGATAGGCCTTGCCGCAGGCGACGCGGCCGCGCGGGGTGCGCTGGATGAAACCCTGTTGCATCAGATAGGGCTCGATGACGTCCTCGACGGCGTCCCGGGCCTCGGCGATGGCGTAGGCGATGGTCTCCACGCCGGCCGGCCCGCCGCCATAGTGCTCGATCAGGGCGCGCAGGTAGCGGCGGTCCAGGCTGTCGAGGCCGACCTCGTCGACCTCCAGGCGGGCCAGCGCCAGGCCGGCGGCCTTGCGGTCGATGACGCTGGCGCCGTCAGCCTCGGCGAAGTCGCGGACCCGGCGCAGCAGGCGGCCGGCGACGCGCGGGGTGCCGCGCGCCCGCTTGGCGATCTCGTCGGCCCCGTCCTCGGACAGCGGCGCGCCCATCTTGCGGGCCGCGCCCAGCAGCACGTGGCGCAGCTCGGCCGGGGTGTAGAACTCCAGCCGGATCGGGATGCCGAACCGGTCGCGCAGGGGCGTGGCCAGCATCCCCGCCCGGGTGGTCGCCGCCACCAGGGTGAAGGGCGCGAGATCAATGCGGATCGAGCGCGCGGAAGGACCTTCGCCGATCACGAGATCCAGCACGTGGTCCTCCATGGCCGGGTAGAGGATTTCCTCGACGTTCGAGGACAGGCGATGGATCTCGTCGATGAACAGGACGTCGTTCGGCTCGAGATTGGTCAGGATCGCGGCCAGGTCGCCGGGCTTGTTCAGCACGGGGCCGGAGGTAGCGCGGAAATTGACGCCCAGTTCGCGGGCGATGATCTGGGCCAGGGTGGTCTTGCCCAGGCCCGGCGGACCGAACAGCAGCACATGGTCGAGG contains the following coding sequences:
- the ruvB gene encoding Holliday junction branch migration DNA helicase RuvB; the encoded protein is MTRIISGEAQPHEAAPTATDRALRPQTLAEFVGQEQAKGNLRIFIEAAKGRGESLDHVLLFGPPGLGKTTLAQIIARELGVNFRATSGPVLNKPGDLAAILTNLEPNDVLFIDEIHRLSSNVEEILYPAMEDHVLDLVIGEGPSARSIRIDLAPFTLVAATTRAGMLATPLRDRFGIPIRLEFYTPAELRHVLLGAARKMGAPLSEDGADEIAKRARGTPRVAGRLLRRVRDFAEADGASVIDRKAAGLALARLEVDEVGLDSLDRRYLRALIEHYGGGPAGVETIAYAIAEARDAVEDVIEPYLMQQGFIQRTPRGRVACGKAYLHLGLKAPPAPTGPGGLFGDEAGG
- the ybgC gene encoding tol-pal system-associated acyl-CoA thioesterase, with translation MTTPPEPTAPEPTAGVFSGREHQLPVRIYYEDTDFSGIVYHANYLRYMERGRSDFFRMVGISHTELAKADTAFAIIHMTLDFKRSARIDDALVVRTTYDRVKGARLYVSQKVTRGDEVLVEARGEAVCITLDGRPRRPTAEMLAQLAPWLLVDGE